One genomic region from Anguilla rostrata isolate EN2019 chromosome 2, ASM1855537v3, whole genome shotgun sequence encodes:
- the LOC135242631 gene encoding sorting nexin-11-like — MCTFEGCIQCCATFFRMNEILEEDEFIAVRVQDPRVQNEGFWNSYVDFKIFLHTNSKAFTAKTSCVRRRYSEFVWLKKKLQKNSGVVPVPGLPGKTLFFSFSNEDFIERRRRGLQNFLDKVVHMTVCLSDSQLHLFLQTQLPVRHIEDCVQGHTPYSVTDAILTYASSNRGWAQEEEGVVQEPSLPSVSYESVDSPAPHLPSLQNEENFDIRASVAEGTP, encoded by the exons ATGCATTCAGTGCTGCGCAACATTTTTTAGGATGAACGAAATTCTGGAAGAAGAC GAGTTCATTGCTGTTCGAGTCCAAGACCCACGGGTTCAGAATGAGGGCTTTTGGAATTCTTATGTGGACTTTAAGATATTTCTACAC ACCAATAGCAAGGCCTTCACGGCTAAGACCTCCTGTGTGCGACGTCGCTACAGCGAATTTGTGTGGCTGAAGAAGAAGCTCCAGAAGAATTCTGGGGTTGT TCCTGTTCCTGGCCTCCCTGGCAAGACGctcttcttctccttcagcAATGAAGACTTCATCGAGAGGAGGCGGCGAGGCCTGCAGAACTTTCTGGATAA GGTGGTGCACATGACTGTTTGCCTCTCGGACAGTCAGCTGCACTTGTTTCTGCAGACGCAGCTTCCTGTGCGCCACATTGAGGACTGTGTGCAGGGACACACCCCCTACTCTGTAACAGATGCTATCCTCACCTATGCTTCCTCCAATCGCGGTTGGGCTCAGGAAGAAGAGGGCGTGGTCCAGGAACCAAGCCTTCCTTCAGTTTCATATGAATCCGTGGACAG ccctgctcctcaTCTACCCAGCTTACAAAATGAGGAAAACTTTGATATCAGGGCTAGTGTGGCTGAAGGAACACCTTAA